One genomic window of Oncorhynchus kisutch isolate 150728-3 linkage group LG24, Okis_V2, whole genome shotgun sequence includes the following:
- the ngrn gene encoding neugrin, whose amino-acid sequence MMSFRIVSRLGKLSVMPTRSCSRHLCSDASKAWMDQRQTHRTSAHRHRGKEERSEDPDLDDVDDKVQAVFSEERRRQRTVKYHIVKRQLTESGAPERMLSWDAMEQIRYLKQELPEEWTIDRLAEGFSVHRDVILRVLRSKFAPTPERKAKQDTSVWARLRQQALPGGGARGQGRQVALPGGGAGGQERQVALPGGGAGGQDRQVALPGGGGAGGLGRTQYPASGHRSSKPAMLPTGSGTGALVTLASHSSQRLIARDLEDDPGPRAMMTTANYPAAPLTSLPTQLSSPPTLHSRHTSGQDNSREEWEEEENVSEKVEEKDDQEERWDGRVFSEEELEELMLSSKPSPVVPNGREFFDSEGNFLYRI is encoded by the exons ATGATGTCTTTCAGGATTGTCTCCAGGCTTGGCAAACTGTCAGTGATGCCCACAAGGAGCTGTAGTAGACACCTCTGCAGCGATGCCAGCAAGGCCTGGATGGATCAGAGGCAGACACACAGGACCTCGGCCCACAGAcacagagggaaggaggagaggtctGAAGATCCAGATCTGGACGATGTAGACGACAAGGTCCAGGCTGTGTTCAG tgaagagaggaggagacagaggacggTGAAGTACCATATAGTTAAGAGACAGCTGACTGAGTCTGGAGCTCCAGAGAGGATGTTGAGCTGGGACGCCATGGAACAGATCAG GTATCTGAAGCAGGAGCTACCAGAGGAATGGACCATTGACCGTCTGGCAGAGGGATTCTCTGTCCATCGTGACGTCATCCTACGAGTCCTGAGGAGCAAGTTCGCCCCCACCCCAGAGAGGAAAGCTAAACAGGACACCAGCGTGTGGGCCAGGCTGAGACAGCAGGCCTTACCTGGGGGTGGAGCACGGGGACAGGGCAGGCAGGTGGCCCTACCTGGGGGTGGAGCAGGGGGACAGGAGAGGCAGGTGGCCTTACCTGGGGGTGGAGCAGGGGGACAGGATAGGCAGGTGGCCCTACCTGGTGGTGGAGGGGCAGGGGGGCTGGGTAGAACACAGTATCCTGCCTCTGGACATAGAAGTAGCAAACCAGCCATGCTGCCCACAGGAAGTGGCACTGGTGCCCTGGTCACCCTGGCTAGCCACAGTAGCCAGAGGCTGATAGCCAGGGACTTGGAGGATGACCCTGGCCCAAGAGCCATGATGACTACTGCTAATTATCCTGCTGCTCCTCTCACCTCACTACCCACCCAGCTCTCATCCCCACCAACCCTGCACAGCAGACACACCTCAGGACAAGATAACtcgagagaggagtgggaggaagagGAAAATGTGTCGGAGAAGGTTGAGGAGAAAGACGaccaggaggagagatgggatggaAGGGTGTTTTCAGAGGAAGAACTGGAGGAACTAATGCTGTCGTCAAAGCCTTCGCCAGTGGTACCGAATGGGAGAGAGTTCTTTGACAGTGAAGGAAACTTCCTGTACAGAATCTGA